In Treponema vincentii, a single window of DNA contains:
- a CDS encoding type II toxin-antitoxin system RelE/ParE family toxin: MEVVLSDQAKNDIADIYAYILNKLQSKINADAVLTKLYSAMDSLSFMAESYHLYPHEPWYSIGVRYFSIGNYSIFYVVEKDIATVIHVSYGKRDLDKILSDYE, encoded by the coding sequence ATGGAAGTAGTTTTATCAGATCAAGCAAAAAATGATATAGCAGACATTTATGCTTATATCTTGAATAAATTACAATCGAAAATTAATGCAGATGCCGTTTTAACTAAACTCTACTCTGCTATGGATAGTTTGAGTTTTATGGCGGAAAGTTACCATCTTTACCCGCATGAACCATGGTATTCAATAGGTGTTCGCTATTTTTCCATAGGCAATTATTCTATCTTTTATGTTGTAGAAAAAGATATTGCAACGGTAATACATGTTTCATACGGAAAAAGAGATTTAGACAAAATTTTGTCGGATTATGAATAA
- a CDS encoding D-2-hydroxyacid dehydrogenase — protein MKAAVLDGFTLNPGDLSWRVLQDIADITIYDKTAPDEVYERVKDCEAVLSNKIVFSKELIARLPKLRYIGVLATGYNVIDVEAAHAAGITVTNIPSYSTDSVAQLVFAFILQFYWHVKEHSDEVHGGKWSRSEHFCYTSFPTFELTGKTLGIIGFGHIGQRVAEIALVMGMRVLYVNRSPKTVPHLAAAKQVDIATLLAESDIISLNAPLNSASEKMIDAAALTKVKPGVLIINTGRGPLIDDEAVAAALKKGSIGGYAADVLSAEPPPANHPLFGCPNCFITPHIAWQTREARTRLLHIAADNVKSFLAGKPQNVV, from the coding sequence ATGAAAGCAGCTGTACTGGATGGGTTCACTCTTAATCCGGGAGATTTGTCGTGGCGGGTTTTACAGGATATTGCGGATATTACGATATATGACAAAACCGCACCCGATGAAGTATATGAGCGGGTAAAAGACTGCGAGGCGGTTTTATCAAATAAAATTGTGTTTTCAAAGGAATTGATTGCGCGTTTACCCAAGCTGCGGTATATCGGCGTGCTGGCGACCGGTTATAATGTTATCGATGTAGAGGCCGCTCATGCGGCTGGGATCACCGTAACGAATATTCCCAGCTACAGCACCGACAGCGTTGCGCAGCTGGTATTTGCATTCATCTTACAGTTTTATTGGCACGTAAAGGAACACAGTGATGAGGTTCACGGCGGTAAGTGGAGCCGCAGCGAGCATTTCTGCTATACCTCGTTCCCGACGTTTGAACTGACGGGGAAGACGCTCGGTATTATCGGGTTTGGGCACATCGGGCAAAGGGTTGCGGAAATTGCGCTTGTGATGGGGATGCGGGTACTCTATGTCAACCGCTCGCCCAAAACGGTACCTCATCTCGCTGCGGCGAAGCAGGTTGACATTGCAACCTTGCTTGCCGAATCCGACATTATCAGCTTGAATGCGCCGCTTAACAGTGCAAGCGAAAAAATGATCGATGCCGCAGCGCTTACGAAAGTAAAGCCGGGCGTACTTATTATCAATACCGGACGGGGGCCGCTTATCGATGATGAGGCGGTTGCCGCAGCGTTGAAAAAAGGTTCCATCGGCGGCTATGCAGCCGATGTACTGAGCGCTGAGCCGCCGCCTGCAAATCATCCGCTGTTCGGCTGCCCCAACTGCTTTATAACGCCGCATATCGCATGGCAAACCCGCGAAGCGCGGACGCGGCTGTTGCATATCGCCGCAGATAATGTAAAAAGCTTTCTTGCCGGTAAACCGCAGAATGTAGTGTAA
- the hflK gene encoding FtsH protease activity modulator HflK, which yields MKQLKNGQLVAIGAAVVLVILAFFSFTVVSTTDNGVVTRLGKYNRTLQPGLQFIIPIVERVYHIPVTTVQKEEFGFRTTMASDRSQYRNNIVTESSMLTGDLNIINVEWTVQYRIIDPKAWLFNVEEGERINTVRDVSTAAINSLIGDRAIFDIMGSERDSIQFLAPEIMNEKYKQLGLGIAVSSVQLQNVVPPEDVQQAFEDVNIAIQDMNRLINEGKEAYNKEIPKAKGEADRMIQEARGYAVERINKAEGDVARFNAVYVEYSKAPDITKRRLYLETLDKIFSNTDKVIFIDKNVKNFLPLKNLSGGEQ from the coding sequence ATGAAGCAATTAAAAAACGGACAGCTCGTTGCGATAGGTGCAGCGGTTGTACTCGTTATCTTGGCATTTTTCAGTTTTACCGTTGTTTCGACAACGGATAACGGTGTGGTAACTCGGCTCGGTAAGTACAACCGGACGCTGCAGCCCGGTTTACAGTTCATTATCCCGATTGTCGAGCGGGTGTATCACATTCCGGTTACGACCGTTCAAAAAGAGGAGTTCGGTTTCCGTACCACGATGGCCTCTGACCGGAGTCAGTACCGGAATAATATCGTCACCGAATCTTCAATGCTGACCGGCGACTTGAATATTATCAATGTTGAATGGACGGTACAGTACCGTATTATCGATCCCAAAGCATGGCTCTTTAATGTTGAAGAAGGTGAGCGGATTAACACCGTCCGCGATGTGTCCACAGCGGCAATCAACAGCCTAATCGGCGATCGCGCTATTTTTGATATTATGGGATCTGAACGCGACTCCATTCAGTTTTTAGCGCCCGAAATTATGAATGAAAAGTATAAGCAGCTGGGTCTCGGCATTGCGGTTTCGTCGGTACAGCTGCAAAATGTTGTTCCGCCGGAAGATGTACAGCAAGCTTTTGAGGATGTTAATATCGCCATTCAGGATATGAACAGGTTAATTAACGAAGGCAAAGAAGCCTACAACAAAGAGATACCCAAAGCGAAAGGCGAGGCAGACCGGATGATTCAAGAAGCACGAGGTTATGCGGTGGAACGGATTAACAAGGCGGAAGGAGATGTTGCCCGTTTTAATGCCGTCTATGTCGAGTATAGCAAGGCACCCGATATTACCAAGCGGCGGCTTTATCTTGAAACACTCGATAAGATATTTTCAAATACCGACAAGGTAATCTTCATCGATAAAAACGTCAAAAATTTCTTACCGTTAAAAAATCTTTCGGGAGGAGAACAGTGA
- the hflC gene encoding protease modulator HflC, which translates to MRASKIDPVKAKKTIRFGAVVVFILILVLSVKPFYILNEGQTAIITQFGKIVKAETEAGLHFKIPVLYQVHRYTAKLLRIDGDPQKILTKEKQFIEVNTTSRWRISDIRRFYQSLGTYEAAYSRLSDIIDSSVRDIITVNSLNDVVRNTNSINEMVHQEQIGLNTDEVKLEEVTGAEKIVYAAIEKGRDVLAAEILKKANMQLKDFGIEVIDVIFKEIKYSDELQASVYNRMIKERNQIAQTFRSTGEGKKAEWLGKLENEKKSILSKAYSESEKIKGAADAQATAIYAASYGKSPEFYSFWKSLEVYQNALPDTEKILSTDMEYFQYLYKH; encoded by the coding sequence GTGAGAGCGAGCAAAATAGATCCGGTAAAGGCTAAAAAGACCATACGGTTTGGCGCAGTGGTGGTGTTTATTCTTATTCTTGTGTTGTCGGTAAAGCCCTTTTATATCTTAAATGAAGGACAAACTGCGATTATCACTCAGTTCGGTAAAATTGTCAAAGCCGAAACGGAGGCGGGACTTCATTTTAAAATACCGGTTCTGTACCAGGTACATCGATACACGGCAAAATTATTGCGCATCGACGGCGACCCTCAAAAGATCCTCACTAAAGAAAAGCAATTTATTGAGGTGAATACCACCAGCCGTTGGCGTATTTCAGATATCCGTAGGTTTTATCAATCTCTCGGAACCTACGAAGCCGCTTATTCGCGTCTTTCGGATATTATCGACTCATCAGTACGGGATATCATCACCGTCAACAGTTTGAATGACGTTGTCCGCAACACCAACAGCATTAATGAAATGGTGCACCAAGAGCAGATCGGGCTGAACACGGACGAGGTGAAGTTGGAAGAGGTAACCGGTGCGGAAAAGATTGTGTATGCTGCTATCGAAAAAGGGCGTGATGTGCTGGCCGCCGAAATTTTAAAGAAAGCGAATATGCAGCTGAAAGATTTCGGTATTGAGGTTATCGATGTTATCTTTAAAGAGATAAAGTATTCCGACGAATTGCAAGCCTCCGTATATAATAGAATGATTAAGGAGCGGAATCAGATTGCGCAGACCTTCCGTTCTACCGGTGAGGGAAAAAAGGCGGAATGGCTCGGTAAGTTGGAAAACGAGAAAAAGAGCATCCTTTCAAAGGCGTATTCCGAGTCGGAGAAGATAAAGGGCGCGGCAGACGCACAGGCCACCGCAATCTATGCCGCATCGTACGGCAAGTCCCCTGAGTTTTATAGCTTTTGGAAGAGTCTTGAAGTATATCAAAACGCGCTTCCCGATACCGAAAAGATATTATCAACCGATATGGAATACTTTCAATATCTCTATAAACATTAA
- a CDS encoding PIN domain nuclease, translating to MKQRLYLDTSIISFLKAEDSPEKMQDTVILWNNIKNNVYDVVISDLTIEELEKCPEPKRSYMFEKLKEIEMTVVKIENNVDELSRDFIKAGILKEKSFDDCRHIATAIMAKCDMGASKNSVRFLEAPVEFLISL from the coding sequence ATGAAACAAAGGTTATATCTTGATACATCGATAATTAGTTTTCTCAAAGCGGAAGATTCCCCTGAAAAAATGCAAGATACGGTAATACTATGGAATAATATAAAGAATAATGTGTATGATGTAGTTATTTCAGACTTGACTATTGAAGAGTTAGAAAAGTGTCCGGAACCGAAACGATCATATATGTTTGAAAAATTAAAAGAAATCGAGATGACTGTTGTAAAAATTGAAAATAATGTAGATGAGTTATCACGGGATTTTATAAAAGCGGGTATTTTAAAAGAAAAAAGCTTTGATGATTGCCGCCATATAGCAACCGCAATTATGGCAAAATGTGACATGGGCGCCTCTAAAAACTCGGTTAGATTTTTAGAGGCGCCCGTCGAGTTTTTAATAAGTCTATAA